In the Borrelia turicatae 91E135 genome, one interval contains:
- a CDS encoding 50S ribosomal protein L25/general stress protein Ctc, with amino-acid sequence MDSSRILKYESRLNFGSLCARRIRAKSEIPAVVYGKESDVLHIKIASNEFNKRFAKFTDNTVLILSDGKVERCVFIKDVSENITKGLIYHVDFYEVDRNRDIERYIAIKFVGASIGVKEGGTLSVLRTKIKVKALPLDLPEFVEVDLTPVKKGHQITFKDIVLPENVKLAEEDENLSILLVK; translated from the coding sequence GTGGATAGTAGTAGGATTTTAAAATATGAAAGTCGATTAAATTTTGGTTCTTTGTGTGCTCGTAGAATACGCGCAAAATCTGAGATACCAGCTGTTGTGTATGGAAAAGAAAGTGATGTCCTGCATATCAAAATTGCAAGTAATGAATTTAATAAGAGATTTGCAAAATTTACAGATAATACTGTTTTAATTTTAAGTGACGGAAAAGTCGAGAGATGTGTTTTTATTAAGGATGTGAGCGAAAATATTACTAAGGGACTTATTTATCATGTTGATTTTTATGAGGTTGATAGGAATAGAGATATTGAAAGATATATTGCAATTAAATTTGTAGGGGCTTCTATTGGTGTTAAGGAAGGTGGTACTTTAAGTGTGCTTCGGACTAAAATCAAAGTTAAGGCATTGCCTTTAGATTTGCCAGAATTTGTTGAAGTAGATTTAACGCCTGTTAAGAAGGGACATCAAATAACTTTTAAGGATATTGTACTTCCTGAGAATGTGAAACTTGCTGAAGAGGATGAAAATTTGTCTATTTTGCTTGTAAAATAA